AACCATGTCGGCTCCTTTTAAGACTTCTTTAATTTCATCGGTTGATTCAATTGCGGCTTGGCGACCAATATCAGGGTTAGCACCTGCCCCCAAACCTTTTGAAGTTTCCTTACCTAGGACAATCTTTTGTCTTGATTTAGAAACACTAATAATTTGAGCATCCGTGTTGGCAACAATAAATTCTACTCCCTGCACTCCTGCTTCAATCATCCGGTTAACTGCGTTATTACCAGCACCTCCAACACCAATTACTTTAATTGATGCTACTTGCTCATAATTATCAAAATTTTCGATTGCCATAATTTTACCTCCATAATATGTTTTATTTTTTCTTTTGAATATATTGTACTATGTTCTTGCTAAATTTGCACGCTGTTTTAATTTAATTGCTTTGGTTAATAATTGGTTGGTTTTGATAACCTTGGTAGGTTGGTTGACGATATTCTGGTTGGCGAGCAGTTGGGACACTTGGTTGGGGTTGGTGGTGCGGGAAACTAACATATTGTTCATCCACCGATTGAATATTAACCCCACTCACTTTGTTTGCGAGATGTTGATAATAAATGTTCCCTAGTAAACTTGTACACCAAATTTCCTTGGCTCCAACAACTTCTGGTAAGTACACCGAAATCCGTTGGCCGGGATTCATTTTTAATAACATTTCTTTAAAACCACTAATTTTTAAAATTGTCCCGACTACGACAATTGGATAGTCATATTTTTCTAAGGTTGTGATTAACTTGTGGTTTAAATGTTCTAATTCTCCCGCAATTGTTTGGTTAACAATTGCTCGTAAATCCGCATGCGTTAATTTGATTTGTTGTTTTGTTTGCGGATTATATTTACTATAGATAATTAAATTATCCCGTAAATCATTATTTAAATTTATTATTTTATATAAATATTTTAAGGCTTGTTTGTTGTCACAATTCATGATTGTTCGTAGTTTGTTAAGAATTTTCTTAACACCCCCCGGAATTACGACCTGTTCACATAAGGTTTCCCGAACAAAGACATGCGCTTTAATTGCATCATAGTCCCAGTCAACAATAATAATTCCGTTTTGTAAATCATATTGCGAAGCAACATTTCAAGCTAAACTAAATGACGATGGTAGGATACCCATAATTTCTACCTTAGCATACTTTAACATGTTAAAGATGCTTTTAATAATACTTGTTTTAGTAAGATAAACAATTGATTTGATGCTAATTTTATGTGCAGCAAATCCAATTGGAGGTTGTGATAATGCTTTTTGTTCATTAAGAATATAGCGATATGGACGGATAAAGAAAGCAGTTTGGTCGTCTAACGCGGGAACTTCTTTGGCGAGACTAATTAAAGCATCAATGTCATTTTTAGTAATTAACCGATCTTGCGTTAAATTTAACATTTTAGTTGATGTTTTAATTTGCAAATGATCATTGGGAACACTAACGGCAACCCGTTGTAAACTAATTCCTAACTGTTTATTGGCATCTTTAATAATGTATGCTAGTTCTTTGGCAACATTTTTTTCATCAATAATAGTTCCGGCGGTGCAAAAACGATATTCTAGGTTCTTTTTGTATAAAACTTTAATTTGTGATTCATGGTAAATTCCGACCATAAAATTTAATTCATAGTTTTTAACTTCTAACACCCCGTAGATTTCTTTAAGTTTAAATTCCATATCTTTCACCTCCTTTGTGTAAAATATCTTTAAATTTTAAAAATATTAAGTCACCCGTTTTAATATTCTTAACTTGGCACTCTTACTTCTCCGATTTTCACCCGTTTCTTGTTCGGAAGGAGTAATTGCTTTTTTCGTTATAATTTGATAATCACTTTGATAGTTACTCATTATTGGTAACTTTTGATTGACAGTCTGGTTTGGATCAGTTGTTAAACTTGTAAATAATTGTTTAACAATCCGATCTTCAATTGAATGAAAGGTAATTACCACTAAGCGACCATTTGGTTTTAACAGCTTCACCGCTTGGGATAAGGATGTTTTTAACACAAATAACTCCTGGTTTACTTCAATGCGAATTGCTTGAAAGACTTGTTTGGCTGGATGTTTTGGTTTTTTTAAAACTTTTTGGGGAAGAACCTTTTTAATGATATCCACTAGTTCAAAGGTAGTGGAAATTGGGTTATTAGCACGAGCGCTGACAATTGCTTTGGCAATTGGTCGTGCAAATTTTTCTTCACCATATTCTCAGAAAATCCGGGTTAATTCGGCTTCTGAATAAGTATTAACAACTGTTTTTGCTGTTAATGCTTGGTTTTGGTTCATCCGCATGTCAAGTTCACTATCATAACGGTAACTAAAGCCCCGATGGTGATCATCAAACTGGGGTGAAGAAACTCCCAAGTCATATAAAATCCCATCAACTTTTGTTACTCCCCGCAGCAATAATTCGGCGGTAATGTTTGCAAAGTTAGCATTAATAATCTCATAATTTGATTTGTTTAGCCCTTGTAATCTAGTTTGAGATTCTTTAATTGCTTGACTATCTTGTTCAAAAGCATACAGTTCTCCTGTTGTTAGCTGCTTAAGAATCGCGATACTATGGCCCGCACGACCTAATGTGCAGTCAACATAGATTCCCGTTGGTTTAATATCTAAACCAGCAATCGATTCTGCTAATAATACTGAATAGTGTTCAAAGTTCATGGCGTTAAATTTTTTCTTCAAAATTTTTCGCGGCATCTTCCATTGCTGGAGCACCATTAATATATTGGTTTCAAACAGCAGGATCTCATAATTCTAAGTGATCATTATTACCAATAATAACGACATCTTTTACGATCTGTACTTTTTCTTGTAAAATACTAGAAAGTTTAATGCGCCCGGCATTATCGAAAGTAGTTTCATCAGACATTGACATTACTTTCCGCGCTAGTGCCCTTCCTTCGGCAGTTGCTTGGCCAGTTGAACTAATTTTCGCAGTTCACTTGTTTCATTCTTCTTCGTTACGAACATCGATACAACCATCAAAACCAAGAGAAATAAAGACCTTATTATCTTTAAATTGCTCTCGTAATTTCGAAGGAATTGTTAATCTTCCCTTGTCATCTAGTGTATGATTGTAAGTTCCTAGAAGTGCCATTGTCTCCCACTTCACCCCACTTTCACACATATTATATTCCACTTTCTCCCACAATGCAACACTTTTTAGCGTTTTTTTATATTATTTTCCGCTTTTTACCAGATTACTGCTTAATTTCAAGGCAATTTTACCCCACTTTCTCCCACCAATAAAATAAAGATGGAAACTAGGAAAAATCGCAAAAAAATGAAAAAAACATTAATCACCAGACTAATGTTCTCATTAATTCGAAAGATAACTAATCAACTTTCACAATTTCTTTATTTTTATAATACCCACATTCACGACAAACACGGTGAGGTTTAATTGTTGCCCCACAATTACTACATGTAGTTAAGGTTGCCAAGGCTAATTTAAAGTGTGTGCGACGTTTTCTTTTAGCTTGTTTCGATGTCTTACGAAATGGAACTGCCATTATTTTCCCTCCTTATTCTTCTGTTCATATTGCTCTTTTAGCTCTTCTCAGCGTGGATCTACTTTATTAGCTTGATATTCATCAAGTTCCTGGTCAGAAATAACCTGTCAAGATGAATCACCACTAATTATTGTATCATCATTTATTGAGAAATTAATAGGAATATTCATAATAATTTCATCAATTGCATATTTTATTATATCAAAATTATTTTCATTTAAATAATTTATATTAGGATTTTCACTAAATTCAAAAGAATATTCATCATTTCAATCCAATACCAGTGGGTATGGAATAATTCGTAATGTGCGAGCATCCACAATCATTGTATTGGTTACAATTTTAATACTAACTGTAATCACTCTTGTTGACTGGTCATAATCAACTTCACCTTGTAAATGAAGATCAGTAATCGCTTTTAATGGCTCGTAACTAAAAGAAGTTTGATTAACTTTAAATCGATCATTAATAGTATAATGTGGGTTAGCAATTAGATCTTTTTCTGTTAAAACAATAATTATCACATCCTTATTTTTCATAAATCAACAAATATTATTATAAACTATAATATCCAATATTTAAATTTTTTTTAAAATTATTTAACCCCACCATGGTGAGAACAAGTCCCACTACCAGCAGAATTACTTCAACTTTCATCATTACATTGGGTAGTATTACCAGTACAACTACATTTTGTACTTGTAACTGTGGTAAATGGTAAAAATGATATTAAACTTATAATTAAAATTAATTTCTTCATTTTTTATTTTTCCTGTAGGGAATTTTTATAGTCACCATTATTCATTTTCAATAAATTATTAAAACCAAAAATAGGGCCATTTTTTCTGAATATTATTATTTGTGTTAGTTTTTTATAATGATCATTTAATTTTTTTAAATTTAAAGATTACGATTTTACATATAAAATGCCAGTTATTACTAATTTTCATACTCTATAATGTTTCATTTTTTTATAAATTCCTTATTTTTTTGATCACTTCATACATTTTTTTTATTCTAATTAATTAAATATTGAACTTAATTTTAAAAATCATTGATTTAAATATTATATTTTACTAATTAGTAATTTTTAAATTATCTAATCTTCTTTTCTTAAAATATCAATTAATATCTTCGAGATAAAAATACGTTGATTTTTTTCAAGTAATATTTCTATCTCTTCTAAGTCTTGAGGATGTTTAATTACTTTTTCAATATCCTTAGAAATAACATTATCAGAATTTTGTAAAACAAATTTAACATTATCAATTCTTTTATTAATTTTTGCTTTTAATATTTGAATATCATCTTGATCATTAGATTCTAAAACTACTAGCCTTGGATTTTCAATGCTCATTAACATTTCATGCGAATCTAATACTTTTTTAACTAGTACTAAAAAACTAGATACTACACCACTATCTTTAAATGAATTGACTAAAGATAAACTTAAACTACCATCTAGTTTTTTATACGCCACATAATAATTATATATGTTCCTTGTTTTAAAAATATCGTCTTCCTTCTCTATCTCCATTGTACAACCAAATATAAAAAAAATTAATTATTTTTTGAATTTTTTTATAATTTTTTTCTTATTTGCATTTCTAACTTTCCATAGTATAATGGTGTTTGGATTGACTAACAACTAATGAAAAACTAGTTTGAACTTTATTAAAATAGTAAAGGAGCAACTATGCAAACAATTCTCAAAATTAATAATCTAAGAAAAAATTATGGAAAAAAAGAAGTCTTAAAAGATATTAACTTAAATGTTTATCAGGGTGAAAACATTGCCATTTTAGGCGCAAATGGAAGTGGAAAAACCACTCTTGTTGAAATTATTTGCCAAACCAAAACTGCGAGTGGTGGAGAAATTCATTACCATTTTTCAAATGATAAAATCAAAGAAAATATTGGAATTCAATTCCAAGATGGGGATTGACCAGATGGGTTATCGGCAAAAGACATTCTTGAATTTTACAAGGCTTTGTATCCCCATGTTAGTGAAGAAGAAACGTTCGCTTTAATTAAAGCTTTTGATCTTACCGAATTTTTTTCCCGTCCTTTAAATCGGTTATCGGGAGGTCAACGCCAACGGTTTAATGCTTTATTAGCAGTATTTCATAAACCAGAATTAATAATTTTAGATGAGGTTTCAACCGGGTTAGATATTCAATTACGACACAATATTTTAAAATTTTTAAAAAATATGACGCAGGATCACCAAAAAACAATTATGTTAATTAGTCATAATCCCGATGAAGTTGAATTCTTATGTGACCGGTTAGTTATTTTACACGAGGGAAAAATATATTTTGATGCCAAGATCAAAGATGTCATTGATAAGTACCAAGGTGTCGCAAAACTAATGGATCTTTACTTTGAAGGAGGATTAAAATAATGGTTAATAAAATTAAAAAAAGTAATGCTAAACAACCTGGGGAGTTTATTTTTAAACAACAACCATGAGGATTATACTGAAAACTAATGGTGCTTTTCTTGAAAAGTTTTCGTCGTAACTTCCGGAATATCTTCTTTGTGTTTATTATGCCAATTTTCTTTATGGTAATCTTTTATTTTGTTCTCCGCGATATTTATCAAAATGGAACTAACATGATTAAAGCTGGTTATATCTTACTAGCCCCAATGACTGCAGGGATTACTAGTTTAGCAACAACAATTGCCGAATGAAAAAATTCAATCTTTTTAAAACGCTTAGATGTTACGCCTGTTAAAAAGTGACAATTTATTAGTACCTTAATTATCTTTTATTTTATTATTTCAATCTTATCAACTTTTTGAACAATGTTATGAACAATTATTGTTGATCCCCAGCCAACAGTTAAATACTTGGCAACCATTAACTGAGGCTATTTTATTTTAGGTGTTATCCTTTTCATCTTTGTTTCAATTGGGATTGGAATTTTAATTGGCGGGTTAGCAAAATCAGTGGGAATGGCCCAAGCATTAGCGTTAAGTATCTATTTCCCTTCAATGTTCTTATCAGGAATTATGATCCCCGCCTATGTTATTGCGAGAGCTCGTAATATTTTTAATGACATTGGTTATATTTTCCCCCATAAATATGCGGCAACAATTGCAATTTACGGGTGAAATATTAATGCTAATCCTTACATCTATGATAATCCTAGTGATTTAACTAATAAGGTTAGTTTAATCCAAGCAATGGGTTTTTCACGATTATACATCCCAATTATAGTAGCTTGTGGGTGATCGGCCGGATTATTTATCCTAAGTGGCCTAACTTTTAAATGAGAAGTTAAAAATTAAACAATAAAAAAACATCATTATAATAATGATGTTTTTTTTATTTTAAATTTCGGTGGCATCAGAGTCAACTTTCACCTTGCGAATTTGTTGAAATGCTTTTTTCCACCCCACTTCTTCGGCATACACAATAAACTCGTTAATGGAGATGACAAAGGTACAGATAATAATTGGAATAACATAGACCCAATAATACCAAGTTGGTTCTTCAATTTTTTGGGGGGCTTTTGCGGCAATAAAAATATATTGGAGAATCGGGGTCCAGAAAAACATTAATAACTGGGTAACAGTTGTGTAAGTAGCCCCAGCATTGCGAAGTGCGGAGTAAAATAGCATTCGCGAAAAGCCCATTAAAATTCCTCCGGCAATAAAGATTAAAGCATAATTATAGTATTGAAAATTTTGAAAGATTACATAACCATAGGCAAATCCTTGGTGTGAAGCAACTGCTGCTAATGGGGTTCCCAACACAACCATAATAATTGCCGAAGTACCAGTTTTAATTGATACCGTTGCCTGGTTCGAAAAGTTAATTTTAGAAACCCGCATTAACTGGTACATACCAACTGCTTCAATAGCATATAAAAACGCTGTGATTAAAGCTAGACACATTCCCCCGACTGATTGTCAGGTTAACCCCTTATCAATAGCAAAGTTAATTGCCATTCCAATAATCAACGCGGTTGAAATTATTAATGCTGTTCAAGTATACTTACTTTGTTTAGCACGGAAAAAAATCACTGAGCCAATCACGGCTAAAATAACATTTAAGTTTAGTAGTAATCCCGGAACAGTCCCATCATTTCCCCCGGCCGCTGTAATGGTTAACATTACTGATAGTTGAAAAAAAACCATCGCCACTGGGCCGCCTAATAAACCATATAACACAATTAACCAGGTTTCTTTATGTCTTAACATTTTAAAATAACGTATAAAATTTGTGGGTTTATAAAAAATAAACATTGTTAATGCTCCCAAGATTTCTTGAACTGTAACAAAAAATGTTGAGTTTGAAATTGAACCTAAATCTCCATACGGACCATTATTCGGAATTAAATATAACATCAATGGTACAAATGAATAGCCAAAAGCGGCGATTAAACCATATACAATCCCAATTTCTTTTCGTTTCCGTTCAACTAATTTTCCTCATTCAGCAGAACTAATTTCTGCTGTCTGTTGCGCGGAATCTGTCTTTTTGTGAACCATCCTTGCTCACACCTTCTTCCCATCTCGCCATGCTATTAACTAAATTATAGTTTTTACTAATTTAATCAATAACTTATTTTTAACAAAAAAAAGCCGTGATTACAAGAAAAAAAGAACTATTTATCATAAATAGTTCTGGTAATTGTTGTTAACGAATAGTAATTCCTAATTTTGTTAAATTATTTTTAATTTTTTCATATTCATTATTCACATCAACTTCTGTTAATTGCTGATCATTACTGTTAAAAGTAAAGCGAACCGTTAATGAACGCATATCATCAGCAATATTTTCGCCTTGATACTGACCAACAACTTCCACATTTGTTAAGTGGTTAAGATTAGCAATTATTTTTGGTTCTAAATCACCATAATTATCGGTTTTTTTAATTAACATTGAAATATCACGGGTTGACGATGAATATTTATTTAACTCGTGAAAGAATGTTGGAATCTTATGGGGATAGTTAAAAATCACTTCTAAATTAATTTCACAGAAATAAGTATCGATGTTATTTGAAAGTAAATGCGGATGAACTTTTTCAATTACTGCTAATAATTGGTTATCTAAATAAACTTCACTAGTTTGGTAAGGATGAAAAATTGGTAACGGATGTGTTTGACGATATGCTAGTTTTGTTAATGGAATTTGTACTTTAGTTAGGAATCCTTCCAATAATCCTTTCATATAATAGTAGGAATTCGCTAATTTATCGGCTGTTAAATTACTTTTAATAACATCTGCTTGGGCAATAAAACTAGCATGATAATTTTCTTGATTATCGTTAAAATAAATCTTTTCAATTGTAAATAATTTAACATTATCCAGATTACGAGCATTATTATATTGGACAGCTGTTAGTAAACTATTTAATAAACTTAACCGCATTGTTTGGTGATCTTGCGATAAGGGACTTAGTAAGCGGTAAGGATTTTGATAACCAAATAAATTAAAATCTTGATTTTCCTGATCACTCACTAGCGAGTAAGTTTTAGCTTGATAAAAACCATGCCCTAATAATCATTGCTCGAAATCAGTGATAACTTTTGTTTTATTATGACTAGTCTTTTTTCCATGGGGGACAACTGGCGGAGTTGCAATGATATTGTCATAGCCAAATAATCTGGCAACTTCTTCGACAATATCTGCTGGTTGGTGCAAATCAGTTCGCATCGCTGGTGGTTGGACAACAAAATGATTATGGTCTTGTTCATTAATAACAAAGTCTAAGGGTTCTAATAACTCCTTCACATCTTTTAGAGCAAACTGGTGACCAATTAAACTATTTAAATAACTTAAAGAAACCATAATCTGGTCATTTTCCAAGTATTTCTCTTTAACAAAATTAATTACTGATACTTTTGTTAAATACTCGTGAAGTTCTAATAATTTAATAAACCTTCCTAATCCAATGTTCACAGTTGCGGAAGACAATGGTTTAATGTAGCGTTGTAAATTTAAATTACTAATCCCCACTTTTCGTTGTTGACTACGCATTTTGGTAAAGTTAATATTTACCGCCAAGATGGTAATTTCGGTTGTAGTACTTGTTATTTCATAGGTTGGATTAGTTTTGACTCCAATTAATTCCACAAATTGGTCATCATCAATAACAACTAAATCTCCCTTGCTAATCCCAAATTCTTTATTTTCATAATTATCGGTAATTTTTAATGTTCCCTTAATTTTTTGTCGGTCATATCCTAATAAGGGTTGGCCAGTTTCAATGGTTGTGACTGCTAATAAATCATGGATTGGTTTGGTAATATCTGATTGGTATTGATTCATTTTTAATCAAATTCGTTTTTTAGCCGCTAAAGGATGGCGATTTTCTTGTAACTGAATATTAGCACTAACTGCAACATTGACATCATTAGTATCAATAATAACTTTTAAATTATTTTCATATTCAGTTAATTCCCCAGGATCTTCTAACTCTAAAGGTTCTAACTTACGATTAAAGTAATTAGCTAATTCACGGGCAAGTTCATAGGCACTTAACCCATCACTCCGGTTTAAAGTTAAGTCCACTTCAAAACTAGCATCATCAAGTCCTAGCATTTTACCAATTGCACTAGTTCCTAAATTTTCATAATGAATATCAATATCTTCTGTTAAGGGTAGAATTTCATCTAACTCGGCGGTTGTTAAGGTTCCCTTGGGAATTCCTAGTTCTTCTAAGGAACAAATCATTCCTTCCGAAGCAAAACCACGAATATTAGTTGCCGCAATATCAGCTCCATTTGCTAAGTGGGATCCTGGTTTGGCAACCACAACATACATTTCTTCCGCCACATTACTTGCCCCACACACAATCGGATCAACTAACTCCACCTTGGTATCTACTAAACAGAAGTTTAAGTGGGTATCGGGAATCAGATTTACAACTTGGACGCGACCCAAAACAATATTAGTATTCTGATCATAGTTATGGTAGTTATCAACTTCAAACCCAAGACTATTTAAAGCGCTAATAATTTGTTCGTCACTAATCTTATTTAAATCAATATAACGTTCTAGTCATTTTCTTGTTATTATCATCGTAGTAGTTATCCTTTCTTAATTAAAACCTTTAAACTGGTCTAAAAAACGTAAGTCATTAGTATAAAAGCGGCGAATATCATCAACCCCATATTTTAACATTGCAATCCGTTCAATTCCAATTCCAAAGGCAAAACCAGTTAAATCTTTTGATTGGCCACACGCCTCAAATACGAGCGGGTTAATCATCCCGGCTCCTAAAATTTCAATTCAGCCGGTAAATTTGCACAAACTACATCCCGCGCCACCACAGCGAATGCAAGTCACATCGACTTCTACGGATGGTTCGGTAAAAGGAAAGTAACTGGGGCGCATACGAATTTGGGTTTTATCACCAAACATTCGTTGGCAAAAGTATTGTAAGGTTCATTTTAAGTTAGCAAAACTAACATTGGGAGCCACTAAAAATCCGTCAATTTGCATAAACTGGTGGGAATGAGTGGCATCATCATCATCGCGGCGATAAGTATTCCCAGCAGAAATGACTGCTAACACTTGGTTGTGGGAAGTCATTCCGCTAATTGCTCGGGCAGTAACATTTGTACAGTGGGTTCTTAGTAAGATACTATCACTAATGTAAAAAGTGTCTTGCATATCACGGGCTGGGTGAGAAACTGGTAAATTTAACCGTTGAAAATTATATTCATCACTTTCGACTTCTGGTCCAAATACTGTATCATAACCTAACTCTTGAAAAATTTGAGAAATCTCATCAATAATGATATTCAGCGGATGTTTATTTGCAAACTTTAATTGATATTCTCGTAATGTTAAATCAATTTTTTCATTTTCTAACTTATTGTTTAAATAAACTAGTTCTAATGCTTGCTTTTTAGTTTGCCATAAAGTGGTTAATTCACTTTTTGCTTTATTAGCTAACGCCCCCATTGCCACGCGTTCTTCATGCTTTAAATCTTTCAAACCGCGTAGTAAATCATTAATCGTTGATTTTTTTCCTAAATATTTAATTTGCAAGTTATTTAATTCTTCCAAACTACTTGCACTGTTAATTTCTTTCATTGCAGTTGTAATTAATTGTTGTAACTCTTTTTCCATTGTTTAACTCCTTTTTGTGTTGATAAGAAAACTCCTTATTTAATATCAAAAGATATCAAATAAGGAGTGAATATATCACGGTACCATCCTTGTTCAGATTAAAGTAATCTCTTAATTAGTTAACGAATTATAAAATAATCCGGCTGGGATTAGCAGCTCTCATTAGGTGAATTCATTAATCGCCCATCAACTATCTCGCACCAATTATAGTCTCGCTGGACATCGGCTAAATTAATTACTACTCCTAAATCATTGATTTAAAATATTAAATTTTAGTTATATAAGTATTATAACCTATTTTATTCAGTTAGTTCATTAAGTTTCCGTTTTTTAACTAAATACATTGATAACATTCAGGATAAGACAAGAACAACCCCAATAATAACCCCGGCTTTTAATGGGGTTTGCCAATTAAGGGGAATATTAAGAACTACCATAAATTTTGTAAAAATAATATCCAGGGCAATTTTTCAAATTAAAAGGGTTAAGAAATACGATATAATAAAAGTCAGAATAATTCCTAAAACATAATTACCAATTACAATAAAATTAACTTGACCAGGGCGATATCCCAGTGCGCGCATTGTTAAAATAATTTGACTTGCTTCATCAATAACCGAAGAGGTTACAACAGCTAAAATAATAAAAATGATGGCTCCATTTAAAATTTGCATTATTAGTAAGGAATTATTAACTAATTTTAAAGCAGCTTTAGCAATTGCTTGTTGTAAGGCAATTGTTGAAATGCTATTTGGATTTAATAATAAAGTGGCATTGTTATCATCATCATTCACTAATTTTTTTAAGATATCCAATAAACTATTATTTAAATCAGTATTAAAGAAATTTAACGCTAAATTCTGCAAGCGGAATTTAACAATTGTTTTTCCTTTAATAACATCATCAATATTAATGCTAGGATCAATTAACTGTTCTTTGGAAATAATACTATTATAGAAGACTGGCAATGGCCGGTCATTATTATCAACATACAAGTTTTTTAAATTGTCATAGTTAACAAAAACATTATTTTTTAAATTATCGTTTTTAATAATTCCTTTAATAGTAATTGGAACATTAA
The sequence above is drawn from the Spiroplasma eriocheiris genome and encodes:
- the pheS gene encoding phenylalanine--tRNA ligase subunit alpha, with amino-acid sequence MEKELQQLITTAMKEINSASSLEELNNLQIKYLGKKSTINDLLRGLKDLKHEERVAMGALANKAKSELTTLWQTKKQALELVYLNNKLENEKIDLTLREYQLKFANKHPLNIIIDEISQIFQELGYDTVFGPEVESDEYNFQRLNLPVSHPARDMQDTFYISDSILLRTHCTNVTARAISGMTSHNQVLAVISAGNTYRRDDDDATHSHQFMQIDGFLVAPNVSFANLKWTLQYFCQRMFGDKTQIRMRPSYFPFTEPSVEVDVTCIRCGGAGCSLCKFTGWIEILGAGMINPLVFEACGQSKDLTGFAFGIGIERIAMLKYGVDDIRRFYTNDLRFLDQFKGFN
- the pheT gene encoding phenylalanine--tRNA ligase subunit beta — protein: MIITRKWLERYIDLNKISDEQIISALNSLGFEVDNYHNYDQNTNIVLGRVQVVNLIPDTHLNFCLVDTKVELVDPIVCGASNVAEEMYVVVAKPGSHLANGADIAATNIRGFASEGMICSLEELGIPKGTLTTAELDEILPLTEDIDIHYENLGTSAIGKMLGLDDASFEVDLTLNRSDGLSAYELARELANYFNRKLEPLELEDPGELTEYENNLKVIIDTNDVNVAVSANIQLQENRHPLAAKKRIWLKMNQYQSDITKPIHDLLAVTTIETGQPLLGYDRQKIKGTLKITDNYENKEFGISKGDLVVIDDDQFVELIGVKTNPTYEITSTTTEITILAVNINFTKMRSQQRKVGISNLNLQRYIKPLSSATVNIGLGRFIKLLELHEYLTKVSVINFVKEKYLENDQIMVSLSYLNSLIGHQFALKDVKELLEPLDFVINEQDHNHFVVQPPAMRTDLHQPADIVEEVARLFGYDNIIATPPVVPHGKKTSHNKTKVITDFEQWLLGHGFYQAKTYSLVSDQENQDFNLFGYQNPYRLLSPLSQDHQTMRLSLLNSLLTAVQYNNARNLDNVKLFTIEKIYFNDNQENYHASFIAQADVIKSNLTADKLANSYYYMKGLLEGFLTKVQIPLTKLAYRQTHPLPIFHPYQTSEVYLDNQLLAVIEKVHPHLLSNNIDTYFCEINLEVIFNYPHKIPTFFHELNKYSSSTRDISMLIKKTDNYGDLEPKIIANLNHLTNVEVVGQYQGENIADDMRSLTVRFTFNSNDQQLTEVDVNNEYEKIKNNLTKLGITIR